A window of Formosa sp. Hel1_31_208 contains these coding sequences:
- the brnQ gene encoding branched-chain amino acid transport system II carrier protein, giving the protein MISRKNLLIASFGLFSLFFGAGNLLLPPLLGYNAGENWFWVTIGFMITAVIIPIIGILAHAKLQGTLYDFGKKVSPQFSLIYCILIYVIAVAIPSPRTAAATHEIAIHPNFGTSPLLTSAVYFALVLIFVLNRSKILGFIGKFLTPLIVIMLLMVIGIGLWSSEMITSTSQIQTPIVSGILEGYQTFDAIGAVVVGAVIIISINLKIDASFEAKRTLIRKSGWIAGLGLFIIYAGLISVGAYYGSEISINTDLSSDMQRANLLRGISMASLGGFGNAVLSILISLACFTTAIGIIAGTADYFKGLLHNSKPVYVITAIIACVLGIIVGQLDFNSIILVAVPVLLFIYPITIVLIILNVLPERFSTAFVFRSVVLVTFLFSIPDVVGFVSPSEGLQAFIQYIPFAQQSLGWVIPSFVTCLGIGLLNPIKKV; this is encoded by the coding sequence TTGATTTCTAGAAAAAACCTGCTTATTGCCAGTTTCGGATTATTTTCCTTGTTCTTTGGTGCAGGCAATTTATTATTACCTCCTCTTTTAGGTTATAATGCCGGCGAAAACTGGTTTTGGGTAACGATTGGATTTATGATTACTGCTGTGATTATACCAATTATTGGAATTTTAGCTCATGCAAAATTACAAGGAACACTATACGACTTTGGTAAAAAAGTGTCTCCACAATTTAGTCTCATTTACTGTATTCTCATTTATGTAATTGCAGTTGCCATACCCTCACCGAGAACAGCCGCTGCAACACATGAAATTGCAATTCATCCAAACTTTGGCACGAGTCCTTTATTAACCAGTGCTGTCTATTTTGCTTTGGTTTTAATATTTGTGCTAAACCGTTCTAAAATCTTAGGATTCATTGGTAAATTCTTAACCCCTTTAATTGTGATTATGCTTTTAATGGTCATAGGAATTGGCTTATGGTCTTCGGAAATGATCACAAGTACATCCCAAATTCAAACTCCCATTGTAAGCGGAATACTCGAGGGATACCAGACTTTTGATGCCATTGGCGCTGTAGTGGTTGGAGCTGTAATCATTATCTCAATAAATTTAAAAATTGATGCCAGCTTTGAAGCCAAACGGACTTTAATAAGGAAATCGGGGTGGATTGCAGGACTCGGCTTATTTATTATTTATGCTGGATTGATTTCAGTTGGCGCATATTACGGATCAGAAATCTCAATCAATACCGATTTAAGCAGTGATATGCAACGTGCCAATTTGCTCAGAGGCATTAGTATGGCTTCACTAGGAGGTTTTGGAAATGCCGTATTAAGTATCTTAATTTCATTAGCCTGTTTCACCACTGCGATTGGTATCATTGCAGGAACAGCCGATTATTTTAAAGGTCTGCTTCATAATTCTAAACCTGTTTATGTGATAACGGCCATAATTGCCTGTGTCTTGGGCATTATAGTCGGTCAACTTGATTTTAACTCTATCATTTTGGTGGCAGTACCGGTTTTATTATTCATTTATCCAATTACCATCGTTCTTATTATTTTGAATGTACTTCCTGAACGCTTTTCAACAGCCTTTGTTTTTAGATCTGTAGTTTTAGTTACTTTCCTTTTTAGTATTCCCGATGTGGTTGGTTTTGTAAGTCCGTCTGAAGGTTTACAAGCATTTATTCAATACATCCCATTTGCTCAGCAAAGTTTAGGATGGGTGATCCCTTCATTCGTGACGTGTCTCGGAATTGGACTTTTAAATCCCATAAAAAAAGTCTAG
- a CDS encoding iron-sulfur cluster assembly accessory protein, which produces MIKVSDTAKKKVIELMSDDGFNTTTDFVRVGVKSGGCSGLSYDLKFDKEQKVDDKVFEDNGVKIIVDKKSFLYLIGTTLEYSGGLNGAGFVFNNPNANRTCGCGESFSL; this is translated from the coding sequence ATGATTAAAGTATCAGATACAGCTAAAAAGAAAGTCATTGAGCTTATGAGTGACGATGGCTTTAACACCACTACCGATTTTGTTAGGGTAGGTGTAAAAAGTGGTGGATGTTCTGGGTTATCATATGATTTAAAATTTGATAAGGAACAAAAAGTTGATGACAAAGTCTTTGAAGATAACGGTGTTAAAATTATCGTTGATAAGAAGAGCTTTTTATATTTAATAGGAACAACCTTAGAGTATTCAGGCGGTTTAAATGGTGCAGGCTTTGTGTTTAATAATCCTAATGCCAATAGAACCTGTGGTTGTGGAGAATCATTCTCACTTTAA
- a CDS encoding T9SS type A sorting domain-containing protein, which yields MKKITFSTLILTLCFVIGITRVSGAQEFLYEVPLTSQVQSSSQIVEGKVISKASFWDDNQMNIYTVNTVEVYKVFKGQSLAEIVEVITPGGTVGLQSEVVTPSLSLNIGDIGVFMLHANSVTISNGSAQTKYKPFSSVQGFYKYDLTTNTAYNPFQTKQNITENFYNELQGLTNSAPVEISEFDVNAINANRDVAGAVVITGFTPATVNGGVKDQLTINGFGFGTIPGVIGFRDANFGGSQYYDALPTQTVSWSDTVIVVEVPSRAGTGDIRVQPFSGGTAISIDNLEVFYSQINPSNGTFDFPSQHVDVNGLGGYTWQMHTDFDGNTAANASFIRAFETWSCTTGINWDIGAVTTVDVVAADGINIIRFDNAGELPGGVLGRNTSRFGACGSTSPGGLDVFVTELDIVFNDTTNWQFGPNPAVGSQVDFETVAVHELGHAHQLAHIIDPGAIMHFAVGPGQNNRNLSDSDLGGANDVMVRNINSPVCGEDAMTFSSCSNLSVDDNFLAENISIYPNPAKNNLNILSGAAIQLDQATIYDVRGRLVLRQDLSNSGSLNQINISQLNTGVYFIKLDTDNASTSKKFIVE from the coding sequence ATGAAAAAAATTACATTCTCTACCTTAATATTAACCTTATGTTTTGTTATCGGTATTACAAGAGTTTCAGGAGCTCAAGAATTCTTGTATGAAGTTCCATTAACTAGTCAGGTGCAATCGTCATCACAAATTGTTGAAGGTAAGGTGATTTCTAAAGCCTCCTTTTGGGACGATAACCAAATGAATATATACACTGTTAATACGGTCGAAGTTTATAAAGTGTTTAAAGGTCAATCTTTGGCAGAAATTGTTGAAGTGATAACTCCAGGTGGTACCGTAGGCTTACAATCTGAAGTTGTAACACCTAGTCTATCTTTAAATATTGGAGATATTGGTGTATTTATGTTACACGCAAACTCTGTAACTATAAGCAATGGTAGTGCACAAACAAAGTATAAACCATTTTCTTCAGTACAAGGATTTTATAAATATGATTTAACTACCAATACGGCATATAATCCGTTTCAGACGAAACAAAATATCACGGAAAACTTTTATAATGAACTTCAAGGTTTAACTAATAGTGCTCCAGTTGAAATTTCAGAATTTGATGTCAATGCCATTAACGCTAATAGGGATGTTGCTGGCGCGGTTGTTATTACTGGCTTTACACCCGCTACGGTAAATGGAGGTGTAAAAGACCAACTTACCATTAATGGTTTTGGTTTTGGAACTATTCCAGGAGTTATTGGCTTTAGAGATGCGAATTTTGGTGGTTCACAATATTATGATGCACTGCCAACTCAAACCGTTAGTTGGTCAGATACAGTGATTGTAGTTGAAGTTCCGTCAAGAGCAGGAACTGGTGATATTAGAGTACAACCATTTTCTGGTGGTACAGCTATATCTATCGATAATCTTGAAGTGTTTTATTCTCAAATCAATCCTAGTAACGGAACGTTTGACTTCCCGTCACAACATGTAGATGTTAATGGATTAGGAGGTTATACTTGGCAAATGCATACTGACTTTGATGGCAATACTGCCGCGAACGCCTCTTTTATTAGAGCCTTTGAAACATGGTCTTGCACAACAGGTATTAATTGGGATATTGGTGCCGTAACAACCGTTGATGTTGTTGCCGCAGATGGTATAAATATTATTAGATTTGATAATGCTGGCGAATTACCTGGAGGTGTTTTAGGAAGAAATACATCAAGATTTGGAGCTTGTGGTTCAACATCTCCTGGAGGTTTAGATGTATTTGTAACTGAGTTGGATATTGTTTTTAACGACACTACCAATTGGCAATTTGGCCCTAACCCTGCAGTAGGATCGCAAGTTGACTTCGAAACAGTTGCAGTTCATGAACTTGGACATGCACATCAATTAGCACACATCATCGATCCGGGAGCTATCATGCATTTTGCAGTTGGCCCTGGTCAAAACAACCGAAACTTGAGTGATAGTGATTTAGGCGGAGCCAACGACGTGATGGTAAGAAACATAAATTCTCCTGTTTGTGGAGAAGACGCGATGACCTTCTCGTCTTGTTCAAACCTAAGTGTAGATGATAATTTCCTTGCTGAAAACATCTCTATTTATCCTAACCCAGCAAAAAACAATTTAAATATTTTAAGTGGTGCAGCAATACAATTAGATCAAGCAACAATATATGATGTGCGAGGCAGACTAGTTCTTAGACAAGATTTAAGTAACTCGGGAAGTCTAAACCAGATCAACATCAGCCAACTTAATACCGGCGTTTATTTTATCAAACTTGATACTGACAATGCCAGTACAAGTAAAAAGTTTATTGTAGAATAA
- the thiL gene encoding thiamine-phosphate kinase codes for MIEDKNPQRTSLEQLGEFGLIEHLTKGFDITQKSTIKGIGDDAAVLDVRDKQIVVTTDLLVENIHFDLSYVPLKHLGYKAVVVNLSDVYAMNANATQITVSLAVSNRFPLEAIEALYDGIETAAKLYNVDVIGGDTTSSTTGLIISITAIGEAEKEDLVYRNGAKPNNLVVVTGDIGAAYMGLQVLEREKEVFKVNPQSQPDLELYTYIIERQLKPEARKDIVKLLKELQVKPTSMIDISDGLSSEVIHICKQSGVGVEIYENKIPLDPQVISTCEEFNIDSTTIALNGGEDYELLMTISQEDFPKIKGNPNLTVIGFITEKNKGMHLITRGEEAVPIIAKGWNAMKNGA; via the coding sequence ATGATAGAAGATAAAAACCCACAACGTACCTCTTTAGAACAACTTGGAGAATTTGGACTCATTGAGCATTTAACTAAAGGTTTTGATATTACTCAGAAGTCAACGATTAAAGGTATTGGTGATGACGCTGCCGTGCTTGACGTTCGAGACAAACAAATTGTTGTAACAACCGATTTGCTTGTTGAAAATATTCATTTTGATTTATCATATGTGCCGCTAAAGCATTTGGGTTATAAAGCTGTAGTTGTGAATTTAAGCGATGTTTATGCAATGAATGCCAACGCAACTCAAATTACTGTATCTCTTGCTGTATCTAATCGTTTTCCATTGGAAGCGATAGAGGCATTATATGATGGTATTGAAACTGCAGCAAAACTTTATAATGTAGATGTCATTGGTGGAGATACAACCTCATCTACAACTGGACTCATTATTTCGATAACGGCTATTGGTGAAGCCGAAAAAGAAGACCTAGTATATAGAAATGGAGCAAAGCCAAATAATCTCGTCGTAGTTACCGGTGATATAGGTGCTGCTTATATGGGATTGCAAGTATTAGAGCGTGAAAAAGAGGTGTTTAAGGTAAATCCTCAAAGCCAGCCAGACCTAGAACTTTACACTTACATTATTGAGCGACAATTAAAACCTGAGGCCAGAAAAGATATCGTTAAACTTTTAAAAGAATTACAGGTTAAACCAACATCAATGATTGATATTAGTGATGGTTTATCTTCGGAAGTCATCCATATTTGTAAGCAAAGTGGCGTGGGTGTTGAGATATATGAAAATAAAATACCCTTAGATCCTCAAGTAATTTCAACTTGTGAAGAATTCAATATCGATAGCACAACAATTGCATTAAATGGTGGAGAAGATTACGAGTTATTAATGACAATTTCACAAGAAGATTTTCCAAAAATAAAGGGTAATCCTAATCTAACAGTAATCGGTTTTATCACTGAAAAAAATAAAGGAATGCACTTAATCACCCGAGGTGAAGAAGCTGTACCTATTATTGCTAAGGGTTGGAATGCTATGAAAAATGGGGCGTAA
- the sufD gene encoding Fe-S cluster assembly protein SufD — protein sequence MDLKDKLVSSFMAFENTIDVEASVHDVRSEAIKAFESKGFPSKRDEAWKYTSLNAVLKHDYSVFPKQENAVEYSDVKKYFIHDIDTYKIVFIDGKYSSHLSQTTHDGIDVCLMSAALSKPKYRLVIENYFNKAATKESLTSLNTAFSQEGAYIHIPKNKLVEKPIQIIHFSTGNESALMLQPRNLIVVDENSHVQIIERHQSLTDNPVLTNSVTEIFTNKRAIVDYYKIQNDKQNASLIDNTFIKQKRESHASVHTFSFGGQLTRNNLNYYQEGERIDSTLKGITIIGDKQHVDHNTLVHHIEPNCESHQDYKGIFGDQSTGVFNGKIVVDKIAQKTNAFQSNNNILLSNKASINTKPQLEIFADDVKCSHGCTIGQLDDSAMFYMRSRGIPEKEAKALLMFAFSNNVLNSVKIPEIKQRITKIIAKKLGVNIGFDL from the coding sequence ATGGATTTAAAAGATAAACTAGTATCTTCATTTATGGCATTTGAGAACACAATCGATGTGGAGGCATCGGTTCATGATGTGCGAAGTGAAGCAATAAAGGCATTTGAGAGCAAAGGATTTCCATCGAAGCGTGATGAGGCTTGGAAATACACCTCACTAAATGCCGTATTAAAACACGATTATAGTGTATTTCCAAAGCAAGAAAATGCAGTAGAATATAGCGATGTTAAAAAGTATTTTATCCATGATATCGATACCTATAAAATTGTGTTTATTGATGGGAAATATTCCTCTCATTTGTCTCAAACCACACATGATGGAATTGACGTATGCTTAATGTCGGCAGCGTTATCAAAACCAAAATACAGATTAGTCATTGAAAACTACTTTAATAAAGCAGCCACTAAAGAGAGTCTGACTTCATTGAATACTGCGTTCTCTCAAGAAGGCGCTTATATTCACATTCCGAAGAATAAGTTAGTAGAAAAACCAATACAAATTATTCATTTCTCAACAGGAAATGAATCTGCCTTAATGCTTCAACCTCGAAACTTGATTGTAGTAGATGAAAATTCTCATGTTCAAATTATTGAACGTCATCAGAGTTTGACTGATAATCCAGTGCTAACAAATAGTGTGACTGAAATTTTCACTAATAAGCGCGCCATTGTTGATTATTATAAAATTCAAAATGACAAACAAAATGCGTCTTTAATCGATAACACATTTATCAAGCAAAAACGCGAAAGTCATGCATCTGTTCATACCTTTTCTTTTGGTGGTCAATTGACGCGCAACAATCTAAATTACTATCAGGAAGGAGAGCGTATAGACTCGACATTAAAAGGGATTACGATTATTGGTGATAAACAACATGTAGACCACAACACTTTAGTGCATCATATAGAACCAAATTGTGAGAGCCATCAAGATTATAAAGGAATTTTTGGAGATCAATCTACAGGTGTTTTTAATGGAAAAATTGTGGTTGACAAAATCGCTCAAAAAACAAACGCCTTTCAGTCTAATAATAATATTTTATTAAGTAATAAGGCTTCAATTAACACAAAACCTCAGTTAGAGATTTTTGCCGACGATGTGAAATGTTCTCATGGATGTACCATTGGACAGTTAGATGACAGTGCTATGTTTTACATGCGTTCTCGTGGAATTCCAGAAAAAGAAGCGAAAGCCTTATTGATGTTCGCCTTTAGTAACAACGTTTTGAACTCGGTGAAAATTCCTGAAATCAAACAGCGTATTACAAAGATTATTGCAAAGAAATTAGGTGTTAATATTGGGTTTGATTTATAA
- a CDS encoding alpha/beta fold hydrolase, with product MILKYKNIPVYFEDIGTGKVVILIHGFLENSTMWQGIMPQISLTHRVICIDLLGHGQTGSIGYIHTMEDMAEAVMAVLNHLEVFDYVVIGHSMGGYVALVLAKMNQEALRGLCLMNSTYRADDDERRDVRRKANKMVQTNFRNVVRLSFTNLFSAASRITYKDEMENALNDALKTSLQGYMAAQEGMMVRPDSYEFFKSLTAKKLIIMGSDDPVIDGDRLLRETKDSDIICHELPYGHMSHIENKSEISYIIMRFIE from the coding sequence ATGATCTTAAAGTACAAAAACATACCCGTCTATTTTGAAGATATAGGAACAGGAAAAGTTGTGATTTTAATTCATGGTTTTCTTGAAAATAGTACGATGTGGCAGGGTATTATGCCCCAAATTAGTTTAACACATCGCGTAATTTGCATAGATCTTTTAGGTCATGGTCAAACAGGAAGTATAGGATATATTCATACCATGGAGGATATGGCTGAAGCCGTTATGGCAGTGCTAAATCATTTAGAAGTTTTTGATTATGTTGTTATTGGCCATTCTATGGGAGGCTATGTCGCTTTAGTTTTAGCAAAGATGAATCAAGAAGCCCTGCGCGGATTATGTCTTATGAATTCAACGTACAGAGCCGATGATGATGAGCGTCGAGACGTGCGAAGAAAAGCGAATAAGATGGTACAAACCAATTTTAGAAACGTTGTACGATTATCATTTACAAATTTATTTTCTGCGGCAAGTAGGATTACTTATAAAGATGAAATGGAGAACGCTTTAAATGATGCTCTAAAAACATCGCTTCAGGGGTATATGGCAGCGCAAGAGGGTATGATGGTAAGGCCTGATAGTTATGAATTTTTTAAAAGTTTAACTGCAAAAAAGTTAATAATTATGGGTTCTGACGATCCAGTTATAGATGGAGATCGTTTATTAAGGGAAACTAAGGATAGTGATATTATATGTCATGAATTACCTTATGGGCACATGAGTCATATTGAAAATAAATCAGAAATATCCTACATAATTATGCGTTTTATAGAATAA
- the sufC gene encoding Fe-S cluster assembly ATPase SufC, which translates to MLKIKDLHASVENKAILRGINLEVKPGEVHAIMGPNGSGKSTLASVIAGKEEYEVDKGQILLEGEDIEELAAEERAHKGVFLSFQYPVEIPGVSVTNFMKTAINETRKAKGLNDMPANEMLKLIREKAELLEIDRKFLSRSLNEGFSGGEKKRNEIFQMAMLEPKLAILDETDSGLDIDALRIVANGVNKLKSKDNAVIVITHYQRLLDYIVPDFVHVLYNGRIVKSGTKELAHELEEKGYDWIKEEVNA; encoded by the coding sequence ATGTTAAAAATAAAAGATTTACACGCAAGCGTTGAAAATAAAGCAATTTTAAGAGGAATTAATTTAGAAGTTAAACCAGGAGAGGTTCATGCAATTATGGGACCAAATGGCTCAGGAAAAAGTACGCTAGCCTCAGTAATTGCAGGTAAAGAAGAATATGAAGTGGATAAAGGACAGATTCTTTTAGAGGGTGAAGATATTGAAGAGTTAGCTGCCGAAGAACGCGCACACAAAGGTGTGTTTTTATCATTTCAATATCCTGTTGAAATTCCAGGAGTGAGCGTTACTAACTTCATGAAAACGGCTATCAATGAGACAAGAAAAGCAAAAGGTTTAAACGACATGCCAGCTAATGAGATGTTGAAATTAATTCGTGAAAAAGCTGAATTGTTAGAAATCGATAGAAAATTCTTGTCACGTTCGTTAAATGAAGGCTTTTCCGGTGGAGAAAAGAAGCGTAATGAAATTTTCCAGATGGCGATGTTAGAACCAAAATTAGCCATATTGGATGAAACAGATTCAGGATTAGATATTGATGCTTTGCGTATTGTTGCCAATGGAGTGAACAAACTAAAAAGTAAGGATAATGCTGTAATTGTAATAACACACTATCAGCGCTTGTTAGATTATATCGTTCCAGATTTTGTGCATGTTTTGTACAATGGGCGAATTGTAAAATCGGGAACTAAAGAACTAGCGCATGAGTTAGAAGAAAAAGGGTACGATTGGATTAAAGAAGAAGTAAACGCATAA
- a CDS encoding aminopeptidase P family protein, with protein sequence MKYHKINANLFIQNRKNFMSKMKPSSLAVFNSNDTYPISADSTMPFEQHRDIFYLSGVDQEESILVLFPDCPKEKHREILFLKETNDLIAVWEGEKLTKEAALATSGIKTVYWLQDMEKIMFEIMTQCDTVYINTNEHYRASVETETREDRFTKWLKDKYPAHSVAKSNPILQRLRSVKDQVELDLIQKACDITEKGFRRVLNFVKPDVWEYEIEAEFIHEFLCRRSKKFAYTPIIASGNNANVLHYIENNQQCKAGDLILMDVGAEYANYSSDMSRTIPVSGRFTDRQRAVYDAVNRVKNDATKLLVPGADWAAYHVEVGKLMTSELLGLGLLDKADIQNEDKDWPAYKKYFMHGTSHHMGLDTHDYGILTEPMQANMVFTVEPGIYIPDEGFGIRLEDDVVIRENGEPFNLMRNIPIEAEEIEELMNS encoded by the coding sequence ATGAAATATCACAAAATAAACGCCAACCTTTTTATACAGAATCGTAAAAACTTTATGTCGAAAATGAAACCTAGCAGTCTCGCTGTTTTCAATTCGAATGACACCTATCCTATTAGTGCCGATAGTACTATGCCTTTTGAACAACATCGGGATATTTTTTATTTAAGCGGTGTTGATCAGGAAGAAAGTATCTTGGTATTATTTCCTGACTGCCCTAAGGAAAAGCATAGAGAAATTCTGTTTTTAAAGGAAACAAATGATCTCATTGCCGTTTGGGAAGGGGAGAAATTAACGAAAGAAGCGGCATTAGCAACAAGTGGTATTAAAACGGTTTACTGGCTTCAGGATATGGAGAAGATTATGTTCGAAATCATGACCCAATGCGATACGGTATACATAAATACCAATGAACATTATCGCGCATCAGTTGAAACGGAAACTCGAGAAGATCGTTTTACCAAATGGCTTAAAGATAAATATCCAGCGCATTCAGTTGCGAAGAGTAACCCAATTTTACAGCGTTTACGCTCAGTTAAAGATCAAGTTGAGTTAGATTTAATCCAGAAGGCTTGTGATATTACCGAAAAAGGGTTCCGTCGTGTTTTAAATTTTGTGAAACCAGATGTGTGGGAGTATGAGATCGAAGCCGAATTTATCCACGAATTTTTGTGTCGTCGTTCGAAGAAGTTTGCATATACACCGATTATCGCTTCAGGAAATAATGCCAACGTATTGCATTATATCGAGAATAATCAGCAGTGTAAAGCAGGAGATTTGATTTTAATGGATGTTGGAGCAGAATATGCCAACTATAGTAGTGATATGTCAAGAACCATACCTGTTTCTGGACGATTTACGGACAGACAACGTGCTGTTTATGACGCAGTAAACCGTGTAAAAAATGATGCTACAAAGCTGTTAGTGCCAGGTGCAGATTGGGCAGCATATCACGTTGAGGTTGGTAAGTTGATGACTTCAGAATTACTAGGACTTGGTTTGCTTGACAAAGCAGATATCCAAAATGAAGATAAAGATTGGCCTGCCTATAAGAAATACTTCATGCATGGGACGTCACATCACATGGGATTAGATACACATGATTACGGTATCTTAACAGAACCCATGCAAGCCAATATGGTATTTACTGTAGAGCCTGGGATTTATATTCCAGATGAAGGTTTTGGAATTCGATTAGAAGACGATGTGGTAATACGGGAAAATGGAGAACCGTTTAACTTGATGCGAAATATTCCAATTGAAGCTGAAGAGATTGAAGAATTGATGAATTCTTAA
- the sufB gene encoding Fe-S cluster assembly protein SufB, giving the protein MSNKYTEDDLREELKTKEYEYGFYTDIESETFPIGLNEDIVRAISKKKEEPEWMTEWRLEAFSAWKEMAEPEWANVHYKKPDFQSIAYYSAPVAVDPNKTLDDVDPDLLAMYKKLGISVDEQKKMNNVAMDIVVDSVSVATTFKKTLGEKGIIFMSISEAIKEHPELVKKYLGTVVPQKDNFYAALNSAVFSDGSFCYIPKGVRCPMELSTYFRINQAGTGQFERTLVIADEGSYVSYLEGCTAPSRDENQLHAAVVELIALDDAEIKYSTVQNWYPGNAEGKGGVYNFVTKRGLCETNAKISWTQVETGSAVTWKYPSCVLKGDNSVGEFYSIAVTNNHQQADTGTKMIHLGKNTKSTIISKGISAGKSQNSYRGLVQISSRADNARNFSQCDSLLMGNECGAHTFPYIEVKNKSAQIEHEATTSKIGEDQIFYCNQRGISTEKAIALIVNGFSKEVLNKLPMEFAVEAQKLLEISLEGSVG; this is encoded by the coding sequence ATGAGCAATAAATATACAGAAGACGATCTTCGCGAAGAATTAAAAACAAAAGAATACGAATACGGGTTTTATACAGACATAGAATCTGAAACGTTTCCTATTGGGTTAAATGAAGATATTGTGCGTGCAATTTCTAAGAAGAAAGAAGAACCAGAATGGATGACAGAATGGCGCTTAGAAGCATTTAGTGCGTGGAAAGAAATGGCTGAGCCTGAATGGGCAAATGTTCATTATAAAAAACCCGATTTTCAATCTATTGCTTATTATTCTGCTCCAGTTGCCGTAGACCCAAATAAAACATTAGACGATGTAGACCCTGATCTATTAGCAATGTATAAAAAATTAGGGATTTCGGTAGATGAACAGAAGAAAATGAATAATGTAGCGATGGATATTGTTGTCGATTCAGTTTCTGTTGCAACGACATTCAAAAAGACATTAGGAGAAAAAGGTATTATTTTTATGAGTATTTCCGAAGCTATTAAAGAACATCCGGAATTAGTAAAAAAATATTTAGGGACGGTAGTTCCGCAGAAAGATAATTTTTATGCCGCTCTAAACAGTGCTGTATTTAGTGATGGCAGTTTTTGCTACATTCCAAAGGGTGTGCGGTGCCCAATGGAATTATCAACTTATTTCAGAATTAATCAAGCAGGAACTGGCCAGTTTGAGCGTACACTTGTGATTGCAGACGAGGGGAGTTATGTAAGTTATTTAGAAGGCTGCACAGCACCAAGTCGTGATGAAAATCAATTACATGCGGCCGTTGTTGAATTGATCGCCTTAGATGATGCAGAAATTAAATATTCTACGGTACAAAACTGGTATCCTGGTAATGCTGAAGGTAAAGGTGGCGTATATAATTTTGTTACCAAAAGAGGCTTGTGTGAGACAAACGCAAAAATTTCATGGACACAAGTAGAGACTGGAAGCGCCGTGACTTGGAAATATCCATCATGTGTACTAAAAGGTGATAATTCTGTCGGTGAATTTTACTCTATTGCGGTAACAAATAACCATCAGCAAGCAGATACAGGTACTAAGATGATTCATCTTGGTAAAAACACAAAATCTACAATTATTTCGAAAGGGATATCTGCAGGGAAATCTCAGAATTCATATAGAGGTCTAGTTCAAATTAGCTCAAGAGCTGATAATGCCCGAAACTTTTCACAGTGTGATAGTTTACTGATGGGAAATGAATGTGGAGCACATACCTTTCCGTATATAGAGGTCAAGAATAAATCTGCGCAAATCGAACATGAAGCAACAACAAGTAAAATTGGAGAAGATCAGATTTTCTATTGTAACCAACGAGGTATTTCTACCGAAAAGGCCATAGCCTTAATCGTAAATGGATTTAGTAAAGAAGTGCTTAATAAATTGCCTATGGAATTTGCAGTTGAAGCTCAAAAATTATTAGAGATTAGCTTAGAAGGTTCAGTAGGATAA